CGACGGATCGACGCCGTTGACCGTCTCATCGACGCAGCCGAAGTTGAGGTCGTAGCCCGCCGCCGCGGCGGCGTCGAGGTTATGGAACGGTGCCGACCACTTCCTGAGCTCCGCCATCTTCTTCTGGAATGCGGGCGACGGTCCGGCGAGCGCGGCGTCATGGTCGTGTGCGGTGGCTTCGATACTGTCGGTGGGCGCTGCGCCGTCACAGGCGGCGATGGCGACGCCGGCCGCTGTGGCGAGTGCGGTGACGGTGAGGATGGAGCGCATTTCGGACCTCCGTGACCGGGAAGTGAGGGGACGCCGGCCGGTTCGCGCGGCGTCCGGGGTTGTCTCAGGAAGCGCAGAATCCGGCCGGACGGGCTCATCGGGGCCCGCGACACCGTGCAGAACGGGCCGACCGCACGACGGAGCCCGCGATGAGGAGAGAGCGCATGGACGGGGACGGGCCGGGCCGGGCTGAGGCGCATTTCCACAGGCTGGCCGCACTCGACGGCGCAGCCCGAGCCCGTGCGCTCGCGCAGATCGCGGCAGATGACGCCGCGCTCGCCGAGGAGGTGGCAGCGCTGCTGGCCGCGCACGATGCCGAGGGCCCGATGGATCGTCTGGGTGCGACGCTCGGGCTCCAGTCGTTCGCGTCCGCGCTTGCCGGCACAGGCATGACCGGCCGCACGATCGGGCAGTACGAGATCGGTGAGCTGGCCGGCCGCGGCGGGATGGGAGATGTCTATCGGGCGCGCGACACGCTTCTCGATCGCGACGTCGCACTCAAGTTTCTGCCCCCATGGCTCGGCCGCGACGACATGGCCGGCCAGCGGTTCCTCGCCGAAGCGCGTACCATCGCGGCGCTCGACCATCCGAACGTCTGCACTCTCTTCGAGGTCGCGACGACGGATGACGGCGCACTCTTCATGGTCATGCCGTTCTATGATGGTGAGACACTGCGCAGCCGGCTGGCGCGCGGTCCGCTTTCCACGACGGAGGCCCTGCAGACCGCGCTGCAGGTCGCGCGCGGTCTTGCAGCCGCGCACGAGCGCGGCATCGTCCACCGTGACATCAAGCCCGCCAATCTCCTGCTGACGGGCGCCGGCGTCGTGAAGATCCTGGACTTCGGCGTGGCAAAGCTGGTGGACGTGAATCTCACGCGTCCGGGCGAGACGCCGGGCACCATGCGCTACATGGCGCCGGAGCAGGCGGCCGGCGGCGACGTGGACGCGCGCGCGGACCTGTGGTCGCTCGGAATGGTGCTGCAGGAGATGCTCGCACACTCACGCGACGACGTTCCGGATCTCGATGAGCTGCTGCGATCGCTGCTGCGACCCGACCCCGCCGAGCGCTGCGCGGATGCAGCCACCGTGGTCGCGACGCTGACAGCCGTGCTGCATTCGCTCCGTGAGGCACCGGATCGTGCGCCGCGGAGCAGGAGCGCGCACGCGCTGACGCAGCGGGTTAGTCGTCGCGTGCTGACCGCCGGCTTCCCCCGGCTGGCCGCGGGTCTCGTGGTCCTGCTGCTCGTGGCCGCCGGCGCAGCCGCGTGGATCGCACGTGGTGAGCGGCTGCGCTCGTCGCGCGCCGCGCCGCTGTCGAGTCCCACCGCCGTGGCTGCCGTACCCGCGGTCGCGGTGCTGCCCTTCGACGTAGCGGGCGACGAAGTCGACTTCTGGCACGAAGGCATCGTCGACCTGCTCTCCTTCAACATCGACGGACTCGGTGAGCTTCGGAAGATCGACCCGCACACTGTGCTGGCGATGCGCTCACGCGTGCTCGCCCGGGACCGATCGGGTATCGAGGAGTTTCTGCCGCTCGAAGTCGGCCGGCTCGCGTCCGCGAGCTGGGTCATTACCGGAACGGTCGTGCGACACGGCGATGCTGTCCGCATCAGTGCCGCCGTGTACGATGTCGCTGCGTCCCGCATGCGAGGCACGGCACAGGTTGACGGCGCGGCGGATGATGTGCTTCAGCTCGTCGATGCGCTCACCATCGAGCTCATCCGGCGCGGCCTGCTGCCGGTGTCGCGCGAAGCACCGCCCGTGAACCTCGGCCGCATCACGACCACGTCCGTGCGGGCCGTGAAGTCATACGTGGAAGGCGAGCGCTACTACCGGCAGGGTCACTGGCGCGATGCCGCCGCGCATTTCCAGCAGGCTGTCGAACACGACTCGACGTTCGCACGGGCGCTCTTCCGTCTGGCAGGGTCCTACGTGTGGCTGGATGAGCCCGCCCTGGTGCGCGAATACCTCGACCGCGCGTCGCGTTTTGCCGACCGCCTGCCCGAACGCGATGCGCTCCTCCTGAGAGGAGTCGCGGCAGGCGATGCGTCACTGCTCAAGACGCTGACGTCGAAGTATCCGGACGACCTCGACGGCTGGTATCACCTGGGCGACGAGCTGTTCCATTCCGGCGGCATCCGGCTCGAGCCGGCGCGCGCATTCCGCACCGCCCTCGACAACGCAATGGCACTCTCCCCGCAGTATGCGAAGGTCTACATCCATCTGATCGAGGATGCCGTCCTTCGGCTGGACAGTGCGCGCGCGCGCACCATGATCGGTGCGTATACACGGATCAGTGACGGAGAATGCGAGGGGTATCGCATCGCGTATGACATCGCCTGGGGCGACGCAGCCGCGCGCGCACGGGCAATCGCCTCGCTGGATGCGGTTGACCGCGAGGCACTGCGGTGCGGCTGGGTGACGCTGGCCGTTGCGCCCGCCGCACTCGAACGCATGGAAGTGCTGGACCGTCAGCGTATCCGGCCGGAGCACCCGCCGCGCCAGCGAGTGATGGCGCTCTGGCGAACGCTCCAGGCGCGCGCCGTTCGCGGACAGCTGCGAGCGGCGCGGGAGGTCCTCGCCCAGGCGGACTCGGTACCGTACGTGAACGTGGACGCGGCGCGCTTCGTGATCATGTTTCACGTTTCCGGCCATCCCGATACGGCCGGTGCGCGACATGCCGCCGAGGTGCTGTCGCGCGATCCGCTGCCCGAGGATCACTTCTGGCTGGGTCTGCTCGCCGTAGAGCGGGGTGACTGGCACGGTGCGGAGCAGGCCATCCGGGGTATCGAGACGCAGGTGCCCGGCATGCAGGCGGACGAGCGCACGCTCGAGGCAGTGCGCGGACCCACGGCTTTCAGGCTCCAGGGCGAATACGGGCGGGTCCTGCGCGCATACCTGGACCTGCGCCGCGGCACGGGTACGCTCGCGGACCTGGAGCGGACACTCGCCCGCGTCCAGGCCCAGGGCTACCGCGGAGAGTTTCCCGGCAAGGTGCTACGCTACCAGGTTGCGCGCCTGCTCATCGACCAGGACAGACCCGGCGATGCA
The genomic region above belongs to Longimicrobiales bacterium and contains:
- a CDS encoding protein kinase, with the protein product MRRERMDGDGPGRAEAHFHRLAALDGAARARALAQIAADDAALAEEVAALLAAHDAEGPMDRLGATLGLQSFASALAGTGMTGRTIGQYEIGELAGRGGMGDVYRARDTLLDRDVALKFLPPWLGRDDMAGQRFLAEARTIAALDHPNVCTLFEVATTDDGALFMVMPFYDGETLRSRLARGPLSTTEALQTALQVARGLAAAHERGIVHRDIKPANLLLTGAGVVKILDFGVAKLVDVNLTRPGETPGTMRYMAPEQAAGGDVDARADLWSLGMVLQEMLAHSRDDVPDLDELLRSLLRPDPAERCADAATVVATLTAVLHSLREAPDRAPRSRSAHALTQRVSRRVLTAGFPRLAAGLVVLLLVAAGAAAWIARGERLRSSRAAPLSSPTAVAAVPAVAVLPFDVAGDEVDFWHEGIVDLLSFNIDGLGELRKIDPHTVLAMRSRVLARDRSGIEEFLPLEVGRLASASWVITGTVVRHGDAVRISAAVYDVAASRMRGTAQVDGAADDVLQLVDALTIELIRRGLLPVSREAPPVNLGRITTTSVRAVKSYVEGERYYRQGHWRDAAAHFQQAVEHDSTFARALFRLAGSYVWLDEPALVREYLDRASRFADRLPERDALLLRGVAAGDASLLKTLTSKYPDDLDGWYHLGDELFHSGGIRLEPARAFRTALDNAMALSPQYAKVYIHLIEDAVLRLDSARARTMIGAYTRISDGECEGYRIAYDIAWGDAAARARAIASLDAVDREALRCGWVTLAVAPAALERMEVLDRQRIRPEHPPRQRVMALWRTLQARAVRGQLRAAREVLAQADSVPYVNVDAARFVIMFHVSGHPDTAGARHAAEVLSRDPLPEDHFWLGLLAVERGDWHGAEQAIRGIETQVPGMQADERTLEAVRGPTAFRLQGEYGRVLRAYLDLRRGTGTLADLERTLARVQAQGYRGEFPGKVLRYQVARLLIDQDRPGDAQRWLETFYHYDWLHFVPAQYHLAQIHEAGGRLDEAREHYRRVVGWWSDSDPEFHAWRDAAAQALIRLGSAPVAARTGSGASVTARVTGAEPRARAQQ